One Maribacter dokdonensis DSW-8 genomic region harbors:
- a CDS encoding FG-GAP repeat domain-containing protein, with product MKIKLIIIFSFLITTVNAQSIEFFTSGRLILGTHKERTASVGVGDIDNDGDADILVANGRHWPGQNRVFVNNGRGVFTVSKELGFESETTYSTELADFDGDGDLDIAVGNDMAPNYIFINDGKGNFERASSFGVAYAPTRNIVVADIDQDGDNDILITNRGKENEICLNNGDGTFSKSIGFGNKEDSTIDVEVADMNGDGNLDLILANRDDQPNMVYLNEGNLKFTKKIPYGTGKDITRSVAISDIDKDGFLDIVTANIGEPNVIYFGDKKQSYQRKMEFDSSLDKSYAISLGDLDNDGDMDIIIANVQKPNVVFINSGDGKNWERVQLANENFNTYDITVFDLNGDGKLDIIESNSDEINRYYFNRFTPKFP from the coding sequence TTTTTAATAACCACGGTTAATGCCCAATCAATTGAGTTTTTTACCAGTGGTAGACTAATATTGGGTACACATAAAGAAAGAACGGCCTCCGTAGGTGTCGGTGATATAGATAACGATGGCGATGCCGATATTTTGGTGGCTAACGGGCGTCACTGGCCAGGGCAAAACAGGGTATTTGTAAATAACGGAAGAGGTGTATTTACAGTTTCAAAAGAACTTGGCTTTGAAAGTGAAACTACCTATTCTACTGAACTTGCCGATTTTGATGGTGATGGTGATTTAGATATTGCCGTCGGTAATGATATGGCACCTAACTATATCTTCATTAATGATGGAAAGGGAAACTTTGAAAGAGCATCTAGTTTTGGTGTAGCATATGCACCAACTAGAAATATAGTGGTAGCCGATATTGATCAAGACGGAGATAATGACATTTTAATTACCAATAGGGGAAAAGAAAATGAAATTTGCCTAAATAACGGTGACGGAACTTTTTCTAAATCCATCGGTTTTGGAAATAAGGAAGATTCTACCATAGATGTTGAAGTTGCCGATATGAACGGTGATGGTAACCTTGATTTGATTTTGGCGAATAGAGATGACCAACCAAATATGGTGTATTTAAATGAGGGTAATTTAAAGTTCACCAAGAAAATTCCATACGGAACAGGTAAGGATATTACACGTTCTGTAGCAATTTCAGATATTGATAAAGATGGGTTTTTAGATATTGTTACGGCAAATATAGGTGAGCCAAATGTTATTTATTTCGGGGATAAAAAACAAAGCTATCAGCGTAAAATGGAATTTGATTCCAGTCTTGATAAGTCGTACGCCATTTCTTTAGGTGATTTAGATAATGATGGCGATATGGATATTATCATAGCTAATGTTCAAAAGCCTAATGTGGTATTCATAAACTCTGGTGACGGTAAAAATTGGGAGCGCGTACAATTGGCAAATGAAAACTTTAACACTTACGATATTACGGTTTTTGACCTAAATGGAGATGGTAAACTGGACATCATTGAAAGTAACTCAGACGAAATAAACCGATATTACTTCAATAGGTTTACTCCAAAATTTCCTTAA